Sequence from the Myxococcota bacterium genome:
TACCAGCCCGAGGGCTACGCGGGCGGGTACACCGAGATCCAGATGCGGCCCAAGGCCTGGATCGTCACGTTTCGCGGCAACGGCTACACCGGGTCGTCGCGCGCCCAGGACATGGCGCTCTTGCGCGCCTGCGACCTGGTGCTCGAGGCGGGCTGCACTCACTACCAGCTGGTCGACGCGAAGACGGTCTCGCGCTACGGCGGCACGGTCCTGACGCACGGCTACTACTCGTCGACCGCCGTTCCGATCAACAAGCCCGAGTCACAGATCGGCGTCGAGTGCGCGAGCCCGGGCTACGGCATGCCCGCGCAGCCGCGCGCCGACGCCTTGCGCCAGAAGTACGGGATCGAGCTCAGGGACTAGCGCCGGCCAATGCCGCGGCGAAGCCGGGCGTGCCGAGCTCCGCGAGAAACCCCGCCAGGAACATCTTCGCGAAGGCGTAGAGCAGCTCCGGCGTTCCGATCCGGAGCTGCCCGCTCTGGATCGCCGCCATGAACTGCGGGCCGGTGAGTGCCGTGAGGTCCCGGTCGGGCGTGCGCTCGGGGTCGCCCGCGAAGTGCCGGAACAGCGCGCAGGCGAAGAACAGGCGCGTGAGCTGGCGCATTAGCACGAGCCTGGCGCGCGTCGGGGCATCGGGCTCGCGGCCGAGCCAGCCGCGCAGCAGGCCCTCCTGCAGCTCGGGCGTGCCGGCCAGCTCGTGAGTCACCACGGCCGGGTCCGTGAGCGGGTCGTTCTGGCAGGCCGTCTCCCAGTCGACCAGCCACAGCCGCGAGCCGTCGAACAGGAGGTTGCGCGGATTGGGGTCGTTATGACTCGAGACCCGCGGGCCGTCCTGCCAGGGGTACGCCGCACGGATGCGCGCGAAGCCCTCGGCGTGAGGGTCGAGCAGGCCCGCTGCGAACACGCCCGACCCGCGCAGGAAGCGGAGCATGCGATCGATCACCTCGACGTAGCTGATCTCCGGAGCGGGGAAGATCGTCGCGTCCTGCAGCCGCCGGACGAGGACCCCCAGGTCGCGCACCAGCGCGGGGGCGCCGCCGGAATACTCCGAGAGCGGCCGCTGAGTCACGAACTCCATCAGCGCCACGCCGCGCTCGGCGTCGACGAAGCGCAACGGCGGGGCGATCCCCGCCTCGGCCGCCGCCTGCATGCACGCGTAGTGAGCCGGGTTCTGGCGCGCGTTGAGCCCCGCCTCGATCCGCAGCAGGTAGGCGTCGCTGCCGGCGTCGACCCGGTAGGTGAGCGCGGAGGCCCCACCGGTCGCGCGCCGCAGGCCAGTGACTCGCCCGCGCCCGAGCGCCGTGTCGAGCACGGACTTCGCCAGCTCGCGCTGTGCTTCGGGGACCGGTTCGAGGGGGTGCTCGGCGGGCATCGGGAGGGGGTCCGGGTAGCGCACGGATGGGCACGGTCAAGTGTGGCGCCGACTTCGCCGATTCGCGGGAATCATGGTTGCCATCTCCGCGTTCTGCCTCCTGGCGTACGCCGTCGGTAGCGTGACCGTAGGCGTTCGGCTCCTGCTGCGAGCCCGCGCGACGCGAGGCGTGCCTGAGCTGCTGGCCGGGCTGACATACGTCTGCGCACCCGGACTCGGATATCCCATGCAGGTGGTCGGAGCCCAGCTCCCGACGCGCGAGCTCGCGGTGCCGCTCAACGTGACCGGCGAGTGTCTGGTCGTGTTCGGTTGCTCGTGCTTTCTGTTCTTCACGGTGAAGGTGTTCCGGCCGGGGGCCCGATGGGCGAGGTGGAGCGCCTGGCTGGGCACGCTCGCCCTCGTGTGCGCGGGGGTGGTCAGCGACCACGCAGTCATCACCTACAGCGATCCCGCGGAGATTCTGGCGCACACGCGGCCCCCGCTCGCGACCGTGCTCACCGTGCTCGCGCTCGCCTGGGGCTGGACGGCGCTCGAGGGCCTCCGTTACTACCGCATGATGCGCAAGCGCATGGCGCTCGGGCTGGCCGACGCCGTGGTCACCAATCGCTTCCTGCTCTGGGGACTGAACGGACTCACTTCGGTCGGGTGGGTCTCGGTGTCGGTGATCGTGTTTCTCGCGGGCGGAAATCTCGCGACCAGCCCGCTCGTCGTCTCCACCACTTCGGGCGGCGGCTTCGCGAATACCATCTTCCTGCTCTTGATCTTCATGCCGCCCGCCGCCTACACACGCTGGATCGAGCGCTCCGCGCGCAGCGCGCAGCTGGCGACGGCCTGATCATGGCGAGCTCTCCCGCCTTCGACGCCGCGCGCAGCGAGCTCGAGCGCTCCGCGGGCATGGACGCCTGGGCCGCGCGCGGCGCGCTCCAGCTCTCGCTCATGGACGCCGGCCTCGAGGCGAGTCAGGTCACTGCCGCACAGCTCAAGGTCGTCGTCGAGCGTCTGCTCCCGAAGCAGCTCCAGAGCCAGAAAGTGTCCGACGTGCCGGGCGTCTGCGCGAAGATCCAGAGCGCGCTCTTGCTGCTCGGCGACGACGCGAGGGCGGAGTCTCCCGAGCGCGTGTTTCAGCGGATGGCGGGCTGATCTCGCTTCTGCTTCGGAAGCAAGGCCAGAGTGACCGTGACTGTCCGGCCTCTGACCTAGACGCTCGGCTGCGCGAAGATCGAGACCGTCTAACTCGGTGAGCAGTCGGCAAACTGCGAGCTGCCGGAGCCTACTTGGCAGGCTCCTCGGAGGCGGCAAGCGTGGCTAGCTCGGCGCAGACGATCCACAAGGGGCCTTCATGCGGATCGTCTCCGGAGCGTCGTCCGTAGAGACTGAATCGCGAGAGACCCGAGATCCCTAGTGAATTGAACTCACTTGCGCTCGGCAGACCCCTGAGCGGAGTGCCCGGAAGTTCCAGATTCAGCGAGAAGCTGACGAGATCGACATCCCCGGGCCACTTCTCTGGATCGGGCCTGATTGATGCGCCGAAGCTCAACCACCGCGGGCCTAGGGTTCTTCCCAGCACGGCAGCCGAGATCCAGTATCCAGCCTTCGGGGGTTCCACGGACACCGCTTTCCTGTCTGCAATGGACAGCGAGAATCGGAAGAGGTTGGGCGGAGCGCTGAAGCGGTCTCCGATCCGAGGATTGTTCTCTTTGTCGACCACTGCGTTGGTGTCGTACTCGAAGCTTCCGACGACGGTGGTACCAGGCGCGGCGATGCTGGCCGCGAGAACCGAGTCTCTCATCACGGTAGGTTGAGGAAGGAACTTCGGCGCTGGGCACTCTTTGGGCGATCGCACGTTCGCGGAAAACTCGACCTTCACCACTCCTGCGAACGCTGGCCGGGACAGGACGAGAAACCCGACGACGCCCAGAGCGAGCGCTTTCCCATGCATGGAGATCGAGGGTCGCACCGGCACTGAGTTGTCGGCCACTCATATTTGAACCGGGCGCAGAACTTGGTACCCCTGCCGCGGCACAAAAGCCCGCAGGCCGCGGGGATCGCGGGCGCGGGCCGGAAGCTGTAAAGTCCGCGCCCCGGTTGGTGAATTTCACCGCGCGCCCGTAGCTCAATGGATAGAGCATCTGACTTCGGATCAGAGGGTTGGGGGTTCGAGTCCCTCCGGGCGCGCCAGCGTCGAAGCCCCCCACGGTGCGCTCGCGTCCGGATCTCCGCGGGATCCGGCCCTACCACCTCGGTCTATCAAGCGTGCGCGATGGAGACTCTATCTCGCGTCACATCGTGCTCAGGTTCAAGCCGAACAAGACCGCAGCTCAACCCCTCTCGGTCAGTTCGTCGCCTTTCCGCGGGGTGTCCCATTCCTTGAGCGGTGCTCCGCTCATTCGCGCCGAGCGTCTTAAGGATCGGACTATAACGAAACGCCGCATGAAAGGATCTGGTTGTCGGAGACCAAGCTCGGTGCGACCATTCATCAGTCATGAAGGAAGTCCGACTCGGTATGGTCGTCCCGCTTGTCGTCTTGGGATGCTCGTTCGTCGCGACCGCCGAAGCAGGGGTCGTAAGGGTGGAGTTCGCCGTGACGGTCCTACCGGCCCATTTGTGCGGAGAACAGCGAGAATCCGCCCTAGCGAAATCGGTCGCGGAGCCCGGATCCATCGTTACCGGAGAACTCGAATACGATCCAAATGCGACGATGTCCGCAGAGCACGATCCCCTCATCAGTGACCTGTACTATTCGCCGCCAAATCATCTCAGGATCTCGGTCGCGGTCGGGGAGAAGAAAGCAAGAGCGACGGCAACCTCGAAAGGCACGATCTGGATCTCCGCAGCGCTCCTGGGCCGAGCGGCACCGGGCCAGCCGAAGATGGGCTTCGCGGAGACCGTTGGCGTAGATCCAAACTCATGGTCTGGAGCTACCGACACACTCGGTATCAGCCTAGTTCTAAAGGCAAAGGATTACGGACCACGACTCCACGGTCTCCCCACCAGTTCAGAGCTAAACTCAATGCCGCTCTCATCGCTCTCACGGCTCTCCGTTTCTGGAGCGCGATCGAGCGATATGAAACGCCCAGGTCCACCGCTCTGGAGCGTCTGTGGTGAATTGGTCTCTCTTGTTGCTTCAGACCAGTCGTCGAAGTAGCGCTGCTACGGAAACGCTGGGTCGAAGAGCTTGAAGTCGTCCAAGTAGACCTGCTCACCGAAGACCCGTCCGGCCCCTTCGTCTAGGTTCCACTCGATCCGCAGACGTCGAATGCGCGTGATGTCGAAGCTGTTGTGAGCTTCGTTCCAGCCGACCGTCGGATCGATCTCGAATTCCCTCCAGAGTCCCTGCGTAATCTGGCTGGTTCCGAAGTACCAGATCCGGTTACTCGCAGTCACCGTGTTCGCGTTTACCGAGAGGGTCACTCGGAAACCATCAGTAGGGCCGATGTGTGAAGTATTTGGCATTAGCAAGGAGAACCGCAGTCGCTTCCCCGTCCAATCTTGAGGAGTGAAGGAGTCCTGGAAGGAAGCATCAGCCGAAGCGCTTTCCGAGCCACCGTGCAGAGACCCGGTTCCTTCGACCTTCAACACGTTCTCGTCGATCAGAGCAGTCTGACCGCTTGGAGAGAACATCGCCGCCTGTCCGTCCATCGAATAGAGCTGCGTAGTCACGTCCTTGGGAATGCCGGGACAGGTGTTCGCCACCGGGGAACCCAGAGGATCTCTCAAGTGGGTTCTGATCTCGGTTATGTCTGCGGTCGTACATGCGCTCGCGGAGGCGTTGTTGCAGCGATCCGCAGTGTAAGAACTTGGGACAGCGCCTCCCGCCAACTTCCGACGAATCATTGACGAGTCGAGGACGTTGATGAGTGCGTCCTTGTTGACGTCCCCACAGACCCCAAGACCCGAGGTCGGATCAAGCGGATCGGATCCCTGAGCTATCTCGGTGGAGTCGCTGATCCCATCTCCGTCCGTATCTGGCTTGATCGGATCTGTTCGATATGTCTTCCACTCGTTCCAATCGCTGATTCCATCACTGTCCGTATCGGGGTTCGAGTCAGATGTGCCAGCGAGCTGCTCGAGATAAACCGGCATGCCGTCCCCGTCCGCATCGGCGTTTCGGGGATCGCCAGCTAGGAACGGAGTCGAGTCACACACATCTCCAATACCATCGTGATCTGCGTCCGCCTGATCGAAATTCTTCTTGGTCGGGCAGTTGTCGCATGCGTCTCCGAGGCCGTCTTCTTCACCTGGTGGCTCACTCTCGCTCTGGTCCCCATTTCTGACCATAGGGCAGTCGTCACACGCATCCGGAACACCATCCCCATCGGTGTCCAGTTCCCGGGGAATGTTCGGGTCCTCTGCGAAGTCAGACATTCCCGGACACTTATCGCACTTGTCACCCCAAGGATCTGGAAATCCAGGTTGATCTGTC
This genomic interval carries:
- a CDS encoding phosphotransferase yields the protein MPAEHPLEPVPEAQRELAKSVLDTALGRGRVTGLRRATGGASALTYRVDAGSDAYLLRIEAGLNARQNPAHYACMQAAAEAGIAPPLRFVDAERGVALMEFVTQRPLSEYSGGAPALVRDLGVLVRRLQDATIFPAPEISYVEVIDRMLRFLRGSGVFAAGLLDPHAEGFARIRAAYPWQDGPRVSSHNDPNPRNLLFDGSRLWLVDWETACQNDPLTDPAVVTHELAGTPELQEGLLRGWLGREPDAPTRARLVLMRQLTRLFFACALFRHFAGDPERTPDRDLTALTGPQFMAAIQSGQLRIGTPELLYAFAKMFLAGFLAELGTPGFAAALAGASP